In the Tetrapisispora phaffii CBS 4417 chromosome 7, complete genome genome, one interval contains:
- the FOX2 gene encoding bifunctional hydroxyacyl-CoA dehydrogenase/enoyl-CoA hydratase FOX2 (similar to Saccharomyces cerevisiae FOX2 (YKR009C); ancestral locus Anc_2.521), whose translation MTDTDLLFKDRVVVVTGSGGGLGRVYALEYAKRGAKLLINDLGKTTINRQTYNAADLVVKEIKEKFNGIAIANYDSVDTRGDRIIEQVINEWGRIDVLINNAGILRDKAFNNMTEKEFTNVLDVHLNGSYKLTKKAWSYMKEQNFGRIINTSSPAGLFGNFGQANYSAAKMGLVGFAETLAKEGYKNNIMVNSIAPLARSKMTENVIPKHILKNLGPEKIAPLVLYLTHETTKVTNSIFELAAGFYGQIRWERSAGQIFNPTDENYFTPEAILNKWDDITDFKTDIKPFNKKSHPVELSDYNALITKAKALPIQNDQGSLKINSIKGKVVIITGANSGLGKSHAKFFAKYGAMVVINDLTDSSEFVNELNKQYGQKIAISDTHNIITESNKIVENAIKNFGKIDVLVNNAGILRDRSFLKMTDKEWNDVIAVHLLATFTMTKAVWPHYLQNKGMSYIINTTSTSGIYGNFGQANYAAAKSAIIGFSKSTAIEGFKKNIRVNVIAPHAETSMTKTIFGEKELNNHFEASQVSPFVVLLASDELQLKNKKKGGVTGQLYEVGGGWCGQTRWQRASGYIALKDDIKPEMIRDNWKSVVNFSSGTTNPSSTTESSMSILQSIQNAQSSALRAKSDGIFKYTFKDSILYNLGLGCTASELKYVYENDPSFQILPTFAVIPFMNSTASLDFTKLCDNFNYAMLLHGEQYFKLHSTIPTKGEFKTVVKPVQVLDKNGKAAVIVGGSETYDVKTNKLIAYNEGTMFIRGASVPKDKIIKGENRAKFAMTDFKAPKDRNPDFEVEIDTTQDQAALYRLSGDYNPLHIDPVLAKSVKFPKPILHGLCTLGVSAKALFEKFGPYTELKIRFTNVVFPGEKLKVKAWKQPAGVVVFQTIDVNRNAVVLDNAAIKLAGSSSKF comes from the coding sequence atgaCAGATACTGATTTGTTATTTAAGGACAGAGTCGTTGTGGTGACAGGTTCGGGCGGTGGTTTAGGAAGGGTCTATGCATTGGAGTATGCTAAGAGAGGTGCAAAACTCTTAATTAATGATTTAGGTAAAACAACAATCAACAGGCAAACATATAACGCTGCTGATTTGGTTGTGAAAGAGATTAAAGAAAAGTTTAATGGTATTGCAATCGCTAATTATGATTCTGTTGATACTCGAGGCGATAGAATTATTGAACAAGTGATTAATGAATGGGGTAGAATCGAtgttttaattaataatgcGGGCATCTTAAGAGATAAagcatttaataatatgaCAGAAAAGGAGTTCACAAATGTACTTGACGTCCATTTAAATGGTTCTTATAAATTAACTAAGAAAGCTTGGTCGTATATGAAGGAACAAAATTTTGGCAGAATTATAAATACTTCTTCGCCAGCTGGTttatttggaaattttGGCCAAGCAAATTACTCTGCTGCAAAAATGGGTTTAGTTGGTTTTGCAGAGACATTAGCAAAAGAAGgctataaaaataatattatggTTAACTCAATTGCTCCATTGGCAAGATCAAAAATGACAGAAAATGTGATTCCAAAacatattttgaaaaatttaggGCCTGAAAAAATTGCACCTTTAGTATTGTATTTGACTCATGAGACAACAAAAGTAACAAACTCGATTTTTGAATTAGCTGCTGGTTTCTATGGTCAAATTAGATGGGAAAGATCTGCCGGTCAAATCTTCAATCCAACTGatgaaaattatttcacTCCAGAGgcaattttaaataaatggGATGACATTACTGATTTTAAAACTGATATTAAACctttcaataaaaaatctcATCCGGTTGAATTATCAGACTATAATGCTCTAATTACCAAGGCAAAGGCGTTACCAATACAAAATGATCAAGGTAGtttgaaaattaattcGATTAAAGGTAAAGTAGTTATCATTACAGGAGCAAATTCTGGTTTAGGTAAATCTCATGCCAAATTTTTTGCCAAATATGGTGCAATGGTTGTTATCAATGATTTAACTGATTCATCGGAGtttgttaatgaattaaataaacaatatgGTCAAAAAATTGCTATATCTGATACtcacaatattattacagaatcaaataaaattgtagAGAatgcaattaaaaattttggCAAAATTGATGTATTGGTTAATAATGCTGGTATCTTAAGAGACAGGTCTTTTCTTAAAATGACTGATAAAGAATGGAATGATGTGATTGCTGTTCATTTATTGGCAACTTTTACTATGACTAAAGCAGTATGGCCacattatttacaaaacaAAGGAATGagttatattattaatactACATCAACTTCTGGTATTTATGGTAATTTTGGGCAGGCAAATTATGCAGCAGCAAAATCAGCTATTATTGGGTTCTCAAAGTCAACTGCAATTGAAGGtttcaagaaaaatattagagTTAATGTTATAGCTCCACATGCTGAAACATCGATGACGAAAACAATTTTCggagaaaaagaattaaacaATCATTTTGAAGCGTCGCAAGTGTCACCTTTTGTCGTTTTACTGGCATCTGATGAAttgcaattaaaaaataagaaaaaaggTGGTGTGACTGGACAATTATATGAAGTTGGTGGAGGTTGGTGTGGCCAGACTAGATGGCAAAGAGCTTCTGGCTATATAGCATTAAAAGATGATATTAAACCAGAAATGATTAGAGACAATTGGAAATCAGtagttaatttttctaGTGGAACCACAAATCCGTCTAGTACTACCGAATCATCGATGTCAATACTTCAAAGTATTCAGAATGCACAAAGTTCTGCATTAAGAGCAAAATCAGAtggaatttttaaatatacttttAAGGATTCTATTCTTTATAATCTTGGACTGGGTTGCACTGCAAGTGAATTAAAATACGTTTATGAAAATGATCCAAGTTTCCAAATTTTGCCAACATTTGCTGTCATTCCATTTATGAATTCTACAGCTTCCTTGGATTTTACAAAACTATGTGacaattttaattatgCTATGTTATTACATGGTGAACAATATTTCAAGTTACATTCTACTATTCCAACTAAGGGAGAATTCAAAACAGTTGTCAAACCGGTTCAAGTCTTAGATAAGAATGGCAAAGCTGCAGTAATTGTTGGAGGATCAGAAACATATGATgttaaaacaaataaattgatTGCCTACAATGAAGGTACCATGTTTATTAGAGGCGCATCAGTTCCgaaagataaaataatcaaagGAGAAAATAGAGCCAAGTTTGCAATGACAGATTTCAAAGCTCCTAAAGATAGAAACCCCGATTTTGAAGTTGAAATTGACACTACTCAAGACCAAGCTGCGTTGTATAGATTGTCTGGTGATTACAATCCATTGCATATCGATCCAGTACTAGCTAAGAGTGTTAAATTTCCTAAACCAATTTTACATGGATTGTGTACTTTAGGAGTTTCAGCAAAAGccttatttgaaaaatttggTCCATATACGGAATTAAAGATTAGATTTACCAATGTCGTTTTTCCTGGTGAAAAGCTAAAGGTGAAAGCATGGAAGCAACCTGCAGGCGTCGTTGTATTTCAAACTATTGATGTCAACAGAAACGCTGTGGTTTTGGACAATGCTGCGATCAAATTAGCTGGATCTTCATCaaagttttaa
- the TPHA0G03450 gene encoding uncharacterized protein (similar to Saccharomyces cerevisiae BSD2 (YBR290W); ancestral locus Anc_2.524) has protein sequence MSLLDNCIVRSNLLQGSLDVLNNINDDYNGRPLIMLTTCTNYILSSINTVRGKFNTLDNLRRDFNATAHANTNSNTNVNVNTTSTSGVYNNGSLLNHERIIGANYDGVFSNMAVKPTDLYDQDLIAKGILPEYENVVDDMAPLYEDDERNFLMDDYENNGIQDDYEQALPNGEILIYNLPTGTLVNFLWNLIISTSFQFIGFLITYFLHNSHAGKNGSRFGLGLTFIGYSYSMLPKRELSKSVGSSTAGSRNGEELMRIIVENPNEIDDLLIKMDPATSKFDHFSSDLVINTTPTFNITTASSTVSLKTIYDIPLLSIVIGALGLFILLKSVHDYAKVKKMERNYKEQFQA, from the coding sequence ATGTCATTACTCGATAATTGTATTGTACGTTCGAATTTGTTACAAGGGAGTTTAGATGTGTTGaacaatattaatgatgattATAATGGCAGGCCGTTAATCATGCTTACAACATGTACAAATTATATTCTATCTTCGATTAATACAGTTAGAGGTAAGTTTAACACTTTGGACAATTTACGAAGAGATTTCAATGCGACTGCGCATGCAAatacaaattcaaatacgAATGTCAATGTAAACACAACATCCACTTCAGGTGTGTATAATAATGGTAGTTTACTGAATCATGAACGGATCATTGGTGCAAATTATGATGGTGTGTTTAGCAACATGGCTGTGAAGCCAACTGATTTATATGACCAAGATTTAATTGCAAAAGGTATTTTACCTGAATACGAAAATGTTGTCGATGACATGGCTCCATTGtatgaagatgatgaaagAAATTTCTTGATGGATGACTATGAAAACAATGGAATACAGGATGATTATGAACAGGCCTTACCCAATGGAGAAATATTAATCTACAATCTACCCACTGGGACTTTAGTCAATTTTCTATggaatttaattattagtACAAGTTTCCAATTTATTGGTTTCTTAATCACGTATTTCTTACATAATTCACACGCTGGTAAAAATGGTTCCCGATTTGGTTTGGGACTAACCTTTATTGGATATTCGTATTCAATGTTGCCCAAAAGAGAGTTATCAAAGTCAGTAGGTAGTAGTACTGCAGGATCGCGCAATGGTGAAGAATTAATGAGGATTATAGTTGAAAACCCTAATGAGATCGATGATCTCCTGATAAAAATGGACCCAGCTACTTCTAAATTCGATCATTTTAGTTCTGATCTGGTAATAAATACAACACCAACCTTTAATATTACCACTGCATCAAGTACTGTCAGTTTAAAGACCATATACGATATACCTCTATTATCCATTGTCATAGGAGCACTAGGATTGTTTATCTTATTAAAAAGTGTTCATGATTATGCTAAGGtcaaaaaaatggaaagaaattataaagaaCAATTCCAAGCATGA
- the CTP1 gene encoding Ctp1p (similar to Saccharomyces cerevisiae CTP1 (YBR291C); ancestral locus Anc_2.525) yields the protein MSEKQKQKVDPTSSFIAGALAGAIEGSITYPFEFAKTRLQLSSKAVNVTKNPIKLLYQIGRFQGIGAMYIGCPVFIVGNTAKASIRFLGFDMIKDMLKDPLTGEVSGPRGVIAGLGAGLMESVFAVTPFEHVKTLMIDDKRSPTPKYSNNGKGVLRNYGNLLRAEGLRGLYSGVIPVSMRQAANSAVRLGCYNKIKTIVQKYTSTPVDKPLSSGLTFVVGAFSGIVTVYSTMPIDTVKTRMQSLEHSKYKNTLDCFVKVYKNEGLKIFWKGATPRLGRLILSGGIVFTVYEKVLDVLK from the coding sequence ATGTCTGAGAAACAGAAACAAAAAGTAGACCCAACAAGCTCGTTCATTGCCGGTGCACTTGCTGGTGCAATTGAAGGTTCAATAACCTATCCATTTGAATTTGCGAAGACGAGGTTGCAATTGAGTTCTAAAGCTGTTAATGTGACAAAAAAtccaattaaattattgtaTCAGATTGGCAGATTTCAAGGTATTGGGGCCATGTACATAGGGTGTCCCGTTTTCATTGTTGGCAATACTGCCAAAGCTAGTATACGGTTTCTTGGTTTTGATATGATTAAAGATATGTTAAAAGATCCTCTTACCGGGGAAGTTAGTGGGCCAAGAGGTGTCATTGCCGGTTTAGGGGCAGGGTTGATGGAGAGTGTCTTTGCCGTGACACCTTTTGAACATGTTAAGACTTTGATGATTGATGATAAACGTTCTCCTACCCCAAAATATTCGAATAATGGTAAGGGCGTTCTACGGAATTATGGGAATTTACTTCGTGCAGAGGGCTTACGAGGTCTGTATAGTGGTGTCATTCCAGTTTCGATGAGACAAGCAGCTAACTCCGCTGTCCGTCTGGGCTGTTacaataaaatcaaaacaaTAGTGCAAAAATATACAAGTACTCCTGTTGACAAACCTTTATCCTCTGGCTTGACTTTTGTCGTGGGTGCCTTTAGTGGAATCGTGACAGTATACTCGACGATGCCCATTGATACTGTCAAGACAAGAATGCAAAGTTTGGAgcattcaaaatataaaaatacattGGATTGTTTTGTTAAAGTTTACAAGAATGAAGgtttaaagatattttggAAAGGTGCAACTCCTAGACTAGGGAGATTAATATTAAGTGGTGGTATTGTATTTACTGTCTATGAAAAAGTACTGGATGTGCTAAAAtag
- the LEU5 gene encoding coenzyme A transporter (similar to Saccharomyces cerevisiae LEU5 (YHR002W); ancestral locus Anc_2.526) yields MSTVISVNEKGAIKRDSMEYIVRSGIAGGISGSCAKSLIAPLDRIKILFQTSNPHYAKYSGSLHGLVKAAKHIWTQDGVLGLFQGHSITLARIFPYAAMKFVAYEQIRSILIPSKQYETHWRRMMSGSLSGLCSVFITYPLDLIRVRLAYVTEHHHVKVRFVIKQIYHEPASTTLLSKGYIPTWFAHWCNFYRGYTPSVLGMIPYAGVSFFAHDFLHDIFKLPYLRPYSVVPLSAEQDKERRKKRQKLPLRTWAELISGGLAGIASQTAAYPFEIIRRRLQVSSLSTRNMYSHKFETIPQIARIIYKERGWRGFFVGLSIGYIKVTPMVACSFFVYERMKWYLGI; encoded by the coding sequence ATGAGCACAGTTATTTCAGTCAACGAAAAAGGAGCTATCAAGAGAGATTCTATGGAATATATTGTCCGATCTGGCATAGCAGGTGGAATATCTGGCTCCTGTGCCAAATCATTAATAGCTCCCTTAGATAgaataaagatattattcCAAACTTCAAACCCTCATTATGCAAAATATTCAGGGTCTCTCCACGGGTTGGTCAAGGCAGCAAAACATATATGGACCCAGGATGGTGTTCTTGGTTTATTCCAAGGTCATTCAATTACATTAGCAAGAATTTTCCCTTATGCCGCAATGAAATTCGTAGCTTATGAACAAATCAGAAGTATCCTAATTCCTAGTAAACAATACGAAACACATTGGAGGAGAATGATGAGTGGCTCGTTATCAGGGCTATGTAGTGTATTTATTACTTATCCATTGGATTTAATTCGTGTGAGATTGGCTTACGTAACTGAGCATCATCATGTTAAGGTAAGATTTgtaataaaacaaatttatCATGAGCCTGCATCAACAACATTGCTATCAAAAGGATATATACCGACTTGGTTTGCTCATTGGTGTAATTTTTATCGAGGCTACACTCCTTCTGTATTAGGCATGATTCCATATGCAGGTGTATCATTTTTTGCACATGATTTTTTGCATgacatatttaaattaccATATTTAAGACCATATTCTGTTGTTCCATTATCCGCTGAGCAAgataaagaaagaagaaagaaacgTCAAAAACTGCCACTAAGAACGTGGGCTGAATTAATATCCGGTGGGCTAGCTGGTATAGCGTCACAAACTGCAGCTTATccttttgaaataattagaagaagattaCAAGTGAGTAGTTTATCAACTAGAAATATGTATTCTCacaaatttgaaacaataCCTCAAATAGCtagaataatatataaagaacGTGGATGGAGAGGCTTTTTTGTTGGATTGAGTATAGGTTACATAAAAGTTACACCGATGGTTGCATGTAGTTTTTTCGTTTATGAAAGAATGAAATGGTACTTGGGTATTTAA
- the TFA1 gene encoding transcription factor TFIIE subunit TFA1 (similar to Saccharomyces cerevisiae TFA1 (YKL028W); ancestral locus Anc_2.528) — MDKQIYDIVKNLLKFVVRGFYGGSYILVLDAVLYHSVLAEEDIKQLLSINKTDLGPLIATLRSDGLLSTHKQREFPPNSKSIERIYYYIKFPHAIDSIKWKVHQVVQRLKNDLDKNSEPNGYMCPICLTKYTQLEAIQLLNFDRTEFMCSLCDEPLIEDDSNKKNKEKQDKLNKLMDQVQPIIDYLKKIDDSRIEENTFEIALARLIPPQNQSKAAYTYNPKRGSTMFRPGENHAMTNANRNETNALANSALLGNDSSRRAGANSQATLHINITTASDEMVQRELQERKAEEKRKQNAVPEWHKQSTIGKADLGRLDKDEEFDPRTTAYAAQSLNESNGIMSSAGSSMNSSYYNNSYQQRRALTEQEIEERENERTLNEYYASLAKKQARMKKEEDEDEDEDDEDEQNNKHEDEIEMEDVDEEEDGDFEDVVENNVIDKKKEPSEEQVTNVEANAKEDAVSDADDDGNKEEIKDDDNEDDMDIEFEDV; from the coding sequence ATGGATAAGCAGATTTATGATATTGTCAAGAATTTACTGAAGTTCGTTGTTAGAGGTTTCTATGGTGGCTCGTACATATTGGTGTTGGATGCAGTACTGTATCATTCCGTCTTAGCAGAAGAAGACATCAAGCAGTTGCTGAGTATAAACAAGACAGATTTGGGTCCTTTGATTGCAACGTTGAGATCAGATGGGTTGTTGTCCACTCATAAGCAGCGAGAGTTCCCTCCAAACTCCAAATCCATAGAGAGGATCTACTACTACATCAAGTTTCCGCATGCTATTGATTCTATCAAATGGAAAGTGCATCAAGTTGTGCAgagattgaaaaatgatcTAGATAAAAATTCAGAACCAAATGGGTACATGTGTCCAATTTGTTTAACTAAGTACACTCAGTTGGAGGCaattcaattattgaaCTTCGACAGAACCGAATTCATGTGTTCGCTGTGTGATGAGCCATTGATTGAGGatgattcaaataaaaagaataaagaGAAGcaagataaattaaataagttAATGGACCAAGTGCAACCTATcattgattatttaaagaaaatcGATGATTCAAGAATAGAAGAGAACACTTTCGAAATTGCATTGGCAAGATTGATCCCACCACAAAATCAATCCAAGGCGGCCTACACATACAATCCAAAGAGAGGTTCTACAATGTTTAGACCTGGTGAGAACCATGCAATGACAAATGCAAACCGTAACGAGACAAATGCATTAGCTAATAGTGCCTTGTTGGGCAATGACAGTAGTAGACGTGCAGGTGCCAACTCCCAAGCTACATTACATATCAACATCACAACAGCAAGTGATGAAATGGTTCAACGTGAATTGCAAGAGAGAAAAGCcgaagaaaaaagaaaacagaaTGCAGTTCCAGAGTGGCATAAACAAAGTACTATCGGAAAAGCTGATTTGGGTAGGTTGGATAAAGACGAAGAGTTCGATCCACGAACAACGGCTTATGCGGCGCAATCTTTGAATGAATCGAATGGTATAATGAGCTCTGCTGGCTCCTCGATGAATTCAAGTTATTATAACAACTCTTACCAACAACGTCGTGCATTGACTGAacaagaaattgaagaaagagaGAATGAAAGAACTTTGAACGAATACTACGCATCTCTGGCAAAGAAACAAGCTCGTatgaagaaagaagaggatgaagatgaagacgaagatgatgaagatgaacaaaataataaacatGAAGACGAAATTGAAATGGAAGATGTAGATGAGGAGGAAGATGGTgattttgaagatgttgttgaaaataatgttatagacaaaaagaaagaacCTTCTGAGGAACAGGTAACTAATGTTGAAGCTAACGCAAAAGAAGACGCAGTTAGTGATGCAGATGATGATGgaaataaagaagaaatcaaGGATGATGACAATGAGGACGATATGGACATTGAATTCGAGGATGTTTAA